One Poecilia reticulata strain Guanapo linkage group LG19, Guppy_female_1.0+MT, whole genome shotgun sequence genomic window carries:
- the tmem106a gene encoding transmembrane protein 106A — protein MAPPGHSSGRGVDPEITKKMENSKNVKQVPQYGSINGSSSSDSCPTCKGTGRIPRGQQDQLLAVIPCNDVRLQPRRTKLYVCISMGLSILLCCLILFFFFPRSVTLTPVSVLSVMVYFTPDSVEMEVTNLFNMTNENFVPVQIAEFSMQGVVNEIVVGHTKIANMTAIESRSRKPYTVQINLPLTDQGFNNYCKSTTIKIHTLFLKLQITMNIAYLSHTEQLSQDVFEYIDCGNNSTIPHPVRS, from the exons ATGGCGCCACCGGGGCACAGTAGTGGGAGAGGAGTGGATcctgaaataacaaaaaaaatggagaacTCAAAAAACGTCAAGCAGGTTCCTCAGTACGGCAGCATTAATGGAAGCTCCTCTAGCGACAGCTGCCCAACGTGCAAAGGCACCGGACGAATTCCCCGAG GCCAGCAAGATCAGCTCCTGGCTGTAATACCATGCAACGATGTGCGGCTGCAACCCAGACGCAC GAAGCTGTATGTGTGCATCTCCATGGGTTTGAGTATTTTGCTCTGCTGCCTgatcctctttttcttcttcccgcGGAGCGTCACGCTCACGCCGGTGTCCGTGCTGTCAGTCATGGTCTACTTCACCCCGGACTCTGTCGAAATGGAGGTCACA AATCTCTTCAACATGACCAACGAGAACTTTGTCCCGGTTCAGATCGCTGAGTTCTCCATGCAGGGTGTGGTTAATGAAATTGTGGTGGGTCATACCAAAATAGCCAACATGACGGCCATAGAGTCTCGATCGAGGAAACCG TACACCGTTCAAATCAACCTGCCGCTTACAGACCAGGGCTTCAA CAATTACTGCAAGTCAACTACCATCAAGATCCACACGCTGTTCCTGAAGCTGCA AATAACCATGAATATAGCCTATCTGTCTCACACGGAGCAGCTTTCACAGGACGTTTTCGAGTACATTGACTGCGGGAATAATTCAACCATCCCACATCCTGTGAGATCATGA
- the arl4d gene encoding ADP-ribosylation factor-like protein 4D, whose translation MGNQLTDIAPNTSFLPSFQCLHVVVIGLDSAGKTSLLYRLKLKEFVKTIPTKGFNTEKIKVAVGASRATNFQVWDVGGQEKLRPLWKSYTRRTDGIVFVVDSTELERLEEAKVELHKITRTSENQGVPVLVLANKQDMDSALSVGEVEKLLAVHELGIYTLYQVQGCSAVDGQGLQTGLEKLYEMILKRKKTVKHSRNRKR comes from the coding sequence ATGGGGAACCAGCTGACTGATATTGCCCCCAACACGTCGTTCCTGCCAAGCTTCCAGTGTCTGCACGTGGTGGTGATCGGTCTGGATTCGGCTGGGAAGACCTCCCTGCTCTACAGGCTCAAACTGAAGGAGTTTGTGAAAACCATTCCCACCAAGGGCTTCAACACAGAGAAGATCAAGGTGGCAGTGGGGGCGTCCCGGGCCACAAACTTCCAGGTGTGGGACGTGGGCGGCCAGGAGAAACTCCGGCCCCTCTGGAAGTCCTACACCCGTCGAACGGACGGGATAGTGTTTGTTGTGGACTCCACCGAGCTGGAGCGTCTGGAGGAGGCCAAGGTGGAACTCCATAAGATCACCCGCACCTCCGAGAACCAGGGGGTACCGGTGCTGGTCCTGGCCAACAAACAGGACATGGACTCGGCCTTGTCCGTCGGCGAGGTGGAGAAGCTGCTGGCCGTGCACGAACTAGGCATCTACACGCTGTATCAAGTGCAGGGCTGCAGCGCTGTGGACGGACAGGGGCTGCAGACGGGCCTGGAGAAACTCTACGAGATGAtcctgaagaggaagaagacgGTGAAACACAGTCGAAACAGGAAGAGATGA